In one window of Desulfonatronum thioautotrophicum DNA:
- a CDS encoding addiction module protein, which yields MDTVHIENEIAKLNISERLHLIMNAWDTLAKDHNLLPMPEWQKKELERRYQEYQRGDLEMYDWQTAHEELRNKYK from the coding sequence ATGGACACAGTCCATATTGAGAATGAAATTGCCAAGTTGAATATTTCTGAGCGACTGCATCTGATTATGAATGCCTGGGATACACTTGCAAAAGATCACAATCTTCTCCCAATGCCTGAATGGCAAAAAAAAGAGCTGGAAAGAAGATATCAAGAATATCAGCGAGGCGATCTTGAGATGTATGACTGGCAAACAGCCCATGAAGAGTTGCGAAACAAATACAAATGA
- a CDS encoding DEAD/DEAH box helicase produces the protein MNSELSLPTLSWQLKYTPDDGDLLRHFYIPALQCAVRYDRSTGYFSAGALSAASRGVEGLVRNQGRMRLIVGCTLDEPEVQAIARGQSLRETVEASLQRTPLTAEDQDAASALELLAWMVAKGHLDVKVAIPCDHKRRPVRTDAIFHEKAGIIEDKAGNRLAFNGSINETVFGWKHNWDSFHVFTSWGGSSAHVDAEEATFQQLWADKAKSAMVIDIPAALRDELLKFLPEQERLPHQLLHEKQDAYGVEPEPQAQPEVEPVLPERNGDRRGAVWSFLRLAPSLPDGGERIGEATSPITPWPHQVRAFQRMYEPWPPRLLIADEVGLGKTIQTGLLLRQAWMAGRAKRILILAPKAVLRQWQVELREKFNLNWPIYDGQKLCRYPSSALADNAVCPVGCDDWHKEPVVLASSHLMRRRDRAAQLLEKAEPWDVIVLDEAHHARRRGGGLNRTQNSGSVGGDDRPNQLLRLMQRLREKTKGLILLTATPMQVSPVEVWDLLNLLGLPREWHIQAFLTFFEHAAQPSPGDPELATMAVLFRSAEAAYGQVSLDQALAVAPGGSKLKAKKILKALRDKATIPLRQLETPERKAAIRLMLAHTPVKRLISRHTRELLRTYHKAGKLGVNIAQRHVEDRFVEMSQDEREVYTAVEDYISSTYNNASLDRKTAVGFVMTVYRRRLASSFAALVRTLETRHAQVGNASWETDLDRAEEDILDDELSPDAPDAMDAEEAASLAAEALAQEEQGDIDRLLRMARRLPTDTKTTVLLTEIENLRGAGYSQVMIFTQFTDTLDFLRGEVANRFGPQAVICFSGRGGEVRDGSGSWQRISREATKKRFRDGQAEIMLCTEAAAEGLNFQFCGALINYDMPWNPMKVEQRIGRIDRLGQAFELIRIVNLHYEDTVETDVYRVLRERIQLFSTFVGRLQPILARLPGAISSLTLGRRGDQDRDRSGLVSDILSDVNELDSAGFDLDQIAQPDISEPIRPAPLYGFPELAQIIAAPHLLPPGIEAKSIGKDFSYLQPGMPHPIRVTTDPDYFDAHPESTELWSPGCPVFPEVELTNTTIPVDKSDFERMLRQ, from the coding sequence ATGAATTCCGAGCTCTCCCTCCCCACCCTCTCTTGGCAGCTCAAGTACACCCCGGACGACGGGGACCTGCTCCGCCATTTCTATATCCCAGCCTTGCAATGCGCCGTGCGCTACGACCGTTCCACCGGATATTTCTCCGCCGGGGCCTTGTCCGCCGCGTCCCGTGGCGTGGAGGGGTTGGTCCGCAATCAGGGGCGGATGCGGCTTATCGTCGGCTGTACGCTGGACGAGCCCGAGGTGCAGGCCATTGCCCGGGGTCAGTCCCTGCGCGAAACCGTGGAGGCCAGCCTGCAACGCACGCCCCTGACCGCCGAGGACCAGGATGCCGCCAGCGCCTTGGAATTGTTGGCCTGGATGGTGGCCAAGGGGCATCTGGACGTGAAGGTGGCCATCCCCTGCGACCACAAACGCAGGCCTGTGCGCACGGACGCGATTTTTCATGAAAAGGCCGGGATCATCGAAGACAAGGCCGGGAATCGCCTCGCCTTCAACGGGAGCATCAACGAAACCGTATTTGGCTGGAAGCACAATTGGGACAGCTTCCACGTCTTCACCAGCTGGGGCGGCTCTTCGGCCCATGTGGACGCCGAGGAAGCGACGTTCCAACAGCTTTGGGCGGACAAGGCCAAATCGGCCATGGTCATCGACATCCCCGCCGCCTTGCGGGATGAACTGCTCAAGTTTTTGCCCGAACAAGAAAGGCTGCCGCACCAATTGCTCCACGAGAAGCAGGATGCCTACGGAGTGGAGCCGGAACCGCAAGCCCAGCCGGAAGTCGAGCCAGTCCTCCCGGAGCGAAACGGCGACCGGCGAGGCGCTGTCTGGTCCTTCCTCCGTCTGGCCCCTTCCCTGCCGGACGGCGGCGAACGGATCGGCGAGGCCACCAGTCCCATTACTCCCTGGCCGCACCAGGTCCGGGCCTTTCAGCGGATGTACGAGCCCTGGCCGCCCAGGCTGCTGATTGCCGACGAGGTCGGGCTGGGCAAAACCATCCAGACCGGATTGCTGCTGCGCCAGGCCTGGATGGCTGGACGGGCCAAGCGAATTCTGATTCTCGCGCCCAAGGCCGTGCTCCGGCAGTGGCAGGTCGAGCTGCGGGAGAAATTCAACCTGAACTGGCCCATCTACGACGGCCAGAAGCTCTGCCGCTACCCATCGTCCGCCTTGGCCGACAATGCTGTGTGCCCCGTGGGCTGCGACGACTGGCACAAGGAGCCCGTGGTTCTGGCATCCAGCCACCTGATGCGCCGCCGGGACCGGGCCGCTCAGCTCCTTGAAAAGGCTGAGCCCTGGGATGTGATCGTCCTGGACGAGGCCCACCATGCGCGACGACGCGGGGGCGGCCTCAACAGAACCCAAAACAGCGGATCAGTCGGCGGCGACGACCGGCCCAACCAACTCTTGCGTCTGATGCAGCGGCTGCGGGAAAAGACCAAGGGCCTGATCCTGCTCACGGCCACACCCATGCAGGTCAGTCCGGTGGAAGTCTGGGACCTGCTCAACCTGCTGGGCCTGCCGCGAGAGTGGCATATCCAGGCTTTTCTGACGTTCTTCGAACATGCTGCCCAGCCTTCGCCCGGAGATCCGGAACTGGCGACCATGGCCGTGCTGTTTCGCTCCGCCGAGGCCGCCTACGGGCAGGTCAGCCTGGATCAGGCCTTGGCCGTGGCCCCAGGAGGCAGCAAGCTCAAGGCCAAGAAAATCCTGAAAGCCCTGCGGGACAAGGCCACCATCCCCCTGCGCCAGCTGGAAACCCCGGAACGCAAGGCCGCCATCCGGCTGATGCTCGCCCATACTCCGGTCAAACGGCTGATCTCCCGCCATACGCGGGAACTGCTGCGCACCTACCACAAGGCCGGAAAGCTCGGAGTGAACATCGCCCAGCGCCACGTGGAGGACCGCTTTGTTGAAATGAGCCAGGACGAGCGGGAGGTCTATACAGCCGTGGAGGACTATATTTCCTCCACCTACAACAACGCCTCCCTGGACCGAAAAACAGCGGTGGGCTTTGTGATGACGGTGTACCGCCGCCGTCTGGCCAGCAGCTTCGCGGCCCTGGTCCGCACCCTGGAAACCCGGCACGCGCAGGTGGGCAACGCATCTTGGGAAACGGACCTGGACCGGGCCGAGGAAGATATTCTTGATGACGAACTGTCCCCGGACGCCCCGGACGCCATGGACGCCGAGGAGGCGGCGAGTCTGGCCGCCGAGGCCCTGGCCCAGGAGGAGCAGGGGGACATCGACCGGCTGCTGCGCATGGCCCGGCGATTGCCTACGGACACCAAGACGACTGTTCTGCTTACGGAGATCGAGAACCTGCGCGGGGCTGGCTACTCCCAGGTTATGATCTTCACCCAGTTTACGGACACCTTGGATTTTCTGCGCGGCGAGGTGGCGAACCGGTTCGGACCGCAGGCCGTGATCTGCTTTTCCGGGCGGGGCGGCGAAGTCCGGGATGGAAGCGGTTCCTGGCAGCGGATCAGCAGAGAGGCCACCAAGAAGCGCTTCCGGGATGGCCAGGCCGAGATCATGCTCTGCACCGAGGCAGCGGCGGAAGGCTTGAACTTCCAGTTCTGCGGGGCGCTGATCAACTACGACATGCCCTGGAACCCGATGAAGGTGGAGCAGCGTATCGGGCGCATCGACAGGCTGGGCCAGGCCTTCGAGCTGATCCGCATCGTCAACCTGCACTACGAAGACACCGTGGAGACCGACGTCTACCGCGTCCTGCGGGAACGCATCCAGCTCTTCAGCACCTTTGTCGGCAGGCTCCAGCCCATCCTGGCCAGACTCCCCGGCGCCATTTCCAGCCTGACCCTGGGCAGACGAGGCGACCAGGACCGCGACCGCTCCGGGCTGGTCTCGGACATCCTCAGCGACGTGAACGAACTGGACAGCGCCGGATTCGACCTGGACCAGATCGCCCAGCCCGACATCAGCGAACCAATCCGCCCCGCACCCCTCTACGGCTTCCCGGAACTGGCCCAAATCATCGCCGCCCCCCACCTGCTCCCGCCCGGTATCGAGGCCAAAAGCATCGGCAAGGACTTCTCCTACCTCCAACCCGGCATGCCCCACCCCATCCGCGTCACCACAGACCCGGACTACTTCGACGCCCACCCCGAAAGCACCGAACTCTGGTCCCCAGGCTGCCCGGTTTTCCCGGAGGTTGAACTGACGAACACGACTATACCCGTCGACAAAAGCGATTTTGAGAGGATGTTGCGGCAATAA
- a CDS encoding PEP-CTERM sorting domain-containing protein, producing MFKKSFFGVLLFTVVLLYSVTSFAFPNGWIDTDRFGYSGTITRYTDETLTEQVGDVINTGSRDLALWSDSDYPASIVMGSWWYSTAVDGEGNPIGAGHGNTHGNTGPGFMQYYDLIQDYVTDQRYSFSNFDGNYWTTFNFELVVNMSEAGAVARLSAPNNTGDGGFFHTLNVQLTATGLQGSLQNNGMIVAYEQDAFPTDVFGSISGVFENTSGTTANNGFYSFSFDLNMDNWAFENRDDLVGASFRMGSYGAPIPEPGTMALLGIGLAGLGLYGYRRKNKA from the coding sequence ATGGATGGATAGATACAGACCGTTTTGGTTACTCAGGAACAATTACACGTTATACTGACGAAACGCTGACTGAACAAGTAGGTGATGTCATCAATACTGGGTCTCGTGATCTTGCCCTCTGGTCTGATTCTGATTATCCGGCGAGTATAGTTATGGGGTCTTGGTGGTATAGTACTGCAGTAGATGGCGAGGGAAATCCAATAGGTGCAGGGCATGGAAATACACATGGTAATACTGGTCCTGGTTTCATGCAATATTATGATTTGATCCAGGATTATGTGACAGATCAGCGTTACTCATTCAGCAATTTTGATGGAAATTATTGGACAACATTCAATTTTGAATTGGTTGTAAATATGAGTGAAGCTGGTGCTGTTGCTAGGTTGAGTGCTCCGAACAATACCGGGGATGGAGGTTTTTTTCATACCTTGAATGTTCAGCTTACTGCAACGGGCTTGCAAGGAAGTCTTCAGAATAATGGTATGATCGTTGCCTATGAGCAAGATGCCTTCCCAACTGACGTTTTTGGTTCAATCTCGGGTGTATTCGAGAACACTTCAGGAACCACAGCGAATAACGGTTTTTACAGCTTCAGTTTTGATCTGAACATGGACAATTGGGCATTTGAAAACCGTGATGATCTTGTTGGCGCTTCTTTCCGCATGGGCAGCTACGGTGCCCCCATCCCCGAACCCGGCACCATGGCCCTGCTGGGCATTGGACTGGCCGGACTGGGCCTGTACGGATACCGCCGCAAGAACAAAGCCTAA